A region from the bacterium genome encodes:
- the gatC gene encoding Asp-tRNA(Asn)/Glu-tRNA(Gln) amidotransferase subunit GatC: MITKNEIEHVAKLARLELSEEEKDKFTEQFSNILDYFNQLSEVNTDNIEPMAHAIPMVNVMREDKVNLPYTRDEILANAPLEEDGFFKVPRITE; this comes from the coding sequence TTGATTACCAAAAACGAAATAGAACATGTGGCAAAACTCGCAAGACTTGAGTTGTCAGAAGAAGAAAAAGATAAATTCACAGAACAGTTTTCTAATATTCTCGATTATTTTAATCAGTTAAGCGAAGTTAACACAGATAATATTGAACCAATGGCACATGCGATACCTATGGTAAACGTAATGAGAGAAGATAAAGTAAATTTGCCGTATACAAGAGATGAAATACTTGCAAATGCACCTCTGGAAGAAGACGGCTTTTTCAAAGTTCCCAGAATTACCGAGTAA